A part of Cystobacter ferrugineus genomic DNA contains:
- a CDS encoding HEAT repeat domain-containing protein, protein MSEEGRNAEEVRYRALLDLDVSRPEAREELVTGLHDESWRVRRAAADGLVRLPERGAVVERLIAVLGERDETGARNAAAEALSGMGASAVHPLVHLLGHADPDQRKFAADILGQLALPEAEGALVAVLLEDGDLNVRVAAAEALGRVGGRGAAFALERVLSNPEPLLRLSALESLAALRHPPPLAEVVPLLNNPLLKRSAYRVLGLIERPEVVALVCRGLAASESRSTREAALVALGQHSARMADGGRPAMYAAVGEALRRLLGAVSWVASALESGDIEVKTGALVAAAALREPRLAPLVAEVAQEERLVPEVMRTLACFGPETGRELLASMDRLSLPAREAAGQVLVDMVDPSFVPELVQMLDWGEVDLKGVAARALGRTGALDAVEPLAGFLSIPELAGVAARALVALSAGFRAQVLQALQTSLERGAEPVVLNALVRVGGTSQLPLVRRIAREASVPLRATAVEVLAAVDPSGGLELARVALVDEAPRVRAAAVRVLGQVGDVSLAPLLQRALADDALEVRLAALEAVGECGAVALAADLEALVRHPDGAIAFRAVRSLARLGVLRDEVIQQAVGHEDHEVVKAALLAGAASGGGEALALGLLDHAHWDVRAAAARVLADSREERLLPPLLNALLSETDALARRALVDAVERLSGR, encoded by the coding sequence ATGAGCGAGGAGGGGCGGAACGCCGAGGAGGTGCGTTACCGGGCCCTGCTGGATCTGGACGTGTCGCGCCCGGAAGCCCGAGAGGAGCTCGTGACCGGCCTGCACGACGAGAGCTGGCGGGTGCGCCGCGCGGCGGCCGATGGGCTCGTGCGGCTGCCGGAGCGCGGGGCCGTGGTGGAGCGGCTCATCGCCGTGCTGGGCGAGCGCGACGAGACGGGCGCGCGCAACGCCGCGGCGGAGGCGCTCTCGGGCATGGGCGCCTCGGCGGTGCATCCCCTGGTGCACCTGCTCGGGCACGCGGATCCGGATCAGCGCAAGTTCGCCGCGGACATCCTCGGCCAGCTCGCGCTGCCGGAAGCGGAAGGCGCGCTGGTGGCCGTGCTGCTGGAGGACGGGGATCTCAACGTCCGGGTGGCGGCGGCGGAGGCCCTGGGCCGGGTGGGAGGACGTGGCGCGGCGTTCGCGCTCGAGCGCGTGCTGTCCAATCCCGAGCCCCTCTTGCGCCTGAGCGCCCTGGAGTCGCTCGCGGCGCTGCGCCATCCGCCTCCGCTCGCCGAGGTGGTGCCCCTGCTCAACAACCCCCTGCTCAAGCGCAGCGCCTACCGGGTGCTGGGCCTCATCGAGCGCCCCGAGGTCGTGGCGCTGGTGTGCCGGGGCCTGGCGGCGTCCGAGTCTCGTTCCACCCGGGAGGCGGCGCTCGTGGCGCTCGGCCAGCACTCCGCGCGGATGGCGGATGGCGGGCGCCCCGCGATGTACGCGGCCGTGGGCGAGGCGCTCCGGCGGTTGCTCGGGGCGGTGAGCTGGGTGGCCAGCGCGCTGGAGTCCGGAGACATCGAGGTGAAGACCGGCGCGCTCGTCGCCGCGGCGGCCCTGCGCGAGCCCCGGCTGGCGCCCCTGGTGGCGGAGGTGGCCCAGGAGGAGCGGCTGGTGCCCGAGGTCATGCGCACGCTCGCGTGCTTCGGCCCGGAGACGGGACGCGAGCTGCTCGCGAGCATGGACCGGCTGTCCCTCCCGGCGCGCGAGGCGGCCGGACAGGTCCTGGTGGACATGGTGGACCCGTCCTTCGTGCCCGAGCTCGTCCAGATGCTCGACTGGGGCGAGGTGGACTTGAAGGGCGTGGCGGCGCGGGCGCTCGGACGCACGGGCGCGCTGGACGCCGTGGAGCCGCTGGCGGGCTTCCTGTCCATTCCGGAGCTCGCCGGGGTGGCCGCTCGCGCCCTGGTGGCGCTGTCGGCGGGCTTTCGTGCGCAGGTGCTCCAGGCGCTGCAGACGTCCCTGGAGCGGGGGGCGGAGCCCGTGGTGCTCAACGCCCTGGTGCGCGTGGGCGGCACCTCCCAGCTCCCCCTGGTGCGGCGCATCGCCCGGGAAGCGTCCGTGCCCCTGCGCGCCACCGCCGTGGAGGTGCTCGCCGCGGTGGACCCCTCCGGGGGCCTGGAGCTGGCGCGCGTGGCGCTGGTGGACGAGGCGCCCCGGGTGCGTGCCGCCGCGGTGCGGGTGCTCGGCCAGGTGGGGGATGTCTCCCTGGCGCCGCTGCTGCAACGGGCCCTGGCCGATGACGCGTTGGAGGTGCGACTGGCCGCCCTGGAAGCGGTGGGCGAGTGCGGCGCGGTGGCGCTCGCGGCCGACCTGGAGGCCTTGGTGCGGCATCCGGATGGGGCCATCGCCTTCCGGGCGGTGCGCTCGCTGGCCCGGCTGGGCGTGCTGCGCGACGAGGTCATCCAACAGGCGGTAGGACATGAGGACCACGAGGTGGTGAAGGCGGCGCTGCTGGCGGGCGCGGCCTCCGGGGGCGGCGAGGCCCTGGCGCTGGGCCTGCTCGACCATGCCCACTGGGACGTGCGCGCCGCGGCGGCCCGGGTGCTGGCGGACTCCCGCGAGGAGCGGCTGCTGCCTCCGCTGTTGAACGCGCTGCTGTCCGAGACGGATGCGCTGGCGCGCCGGGCGCTGGTGGACGCGGTGGAACGGCTGTCGGGACGCTGA
- a CDS encoding chemotaxis protein CheW, which produces MRQRINVLTRVTQSRAEEEAAAERDPLVQLCAFFVGTEEYAVDIMRVEEILQPQRLTPLRGAPSFIEGVIRLRGAILPVVDLRKRLIGLSSPVDTPKTRLLVCWLGRRRVAFTVDRVSEVVRLRRSDIKPALGAVGPAPFVVGVYGAPEGRDASAPGSERLRLLLDVKALLLAEMLAESNSHSNSNPNRRVNG; this is translated from the coding sequence ATGAGACAGCGAATCAACGTCCTCACCCGCGTGACGCAATCGCGCGCCGAGGAAGAGGCCGCGGCGGAGCGGGATCCGCTCGTGCAGTTGTGCGCCTTCTTCGTGGGCACCGAGGAATACGCCGTGGACATCATGCGGGTGGAGGAGATCCTCCAGCCCCAGCGCCTCACGCCCCTGCGCGGCGCCCCCTCCTTCATCGAGGGCGTCATCCGGCTGCGCGGCGCCATCCTCCCGGTGGTGGACCTGCGCAAGCGGCTGATCGGCCTGTCCTCGCCGGTGGACACCCCCAAGACGCGGCTGCTGGTGTGCTGGTTGGGTCGCCGGCGCGTGGCCTTCACCGTGGACCGCGTGTCCGAGGTGGTGCGGCTGCGCAGAAGTGACATCAAACCCGCGCTCGGCGCGGTGGGCCCGGCGCCCTTCGTGGTGGGTGTCTATGGTGCGCCGGAGGGCCGCGACGCCTCGGCGCCCGGGAGCGAGCGCCTCAGGCTGCTGCTGGACGTGAAGGCCCTGCTGCTGGCGGAGATGCTGGCCGAATCCAACTCCCACTCCAACTCCAACCCCAACCGAAGGGTGAACGGATGA
- a CDS encoding chemotaxis protein CheW translates to MPSLSVLLDSFFYRPDEDVGLIQEVVAGTDESLEPVAEEVPEEYLAFQLEGELYAVPIHGVREIVKVPPLTEVPRAAPNLLGVMYLRGEVLPVYDIKVKLRLADNAPLVAGPDATVTPPRGTRIIVVQASDGLAGIWVDAVNEVVRLRPSMLELAPPGVGGGERDCVVGLGRRKQELFILLDLWQALS, encoded by the coding sequence GTGCCTTCCTTGTCCGTCCTGCTCGACAGCTTCTTCTACCGCCCCGATGAGGACGTGGGCCTCATCCAGGAAGTGGTGGCCGGGACCGATGAGTCGCTCGAGCCCGTCGCCGAAGAGGTGCCCGAGGAGTATCTGGCCTTCCAACTGGAGGGCGAGCTCTACGCGGTCCCCATCCACGGCGTGCGGGAGATCGTCAAGGTGCCGCCCCTGACCGAGGTGCCTCGCGCCGCGCCCAACCTGCTGGGCGTCATGTACCTGCGCGGCGAGGTGCTGCCCGTCTACGACATCAAGGTGAAGTTGCGCCTGGCCGACAATGCCCCCCTGGTGGCCGGCCCGGACGCCACCGTGACGCCTCCGCGTGGCACGCGCATCATCGTCGTGCAGGCCTCCGACGGGCTCGCCGGCATCTGGGTGGACGCCGTCAACGAGGTGGTGCGCCTGCGTCCCTCGATGCTGGAGCTGGCCCCGCCCGGCGTGGGCGGCGGAGAGCGTGACTGCGTGGTGGGGCTCGGACGGCGCAAACAGGAACTCTTCATTCTGCTCGATCTCTGGCAGGCCCTTTCATGA